The following DNA comes from Microbacterium terregens.
ACGGTCTCAAGCGTGGCCGCGAACTCGGCTTCCCGACGGCGAACCTCTCGCCGCAGCTGGAGGGCTTCGTGCCGGCCGACGGCGTGTACGCGGGCTGGCTCGTGGACCAGGGCTCCGCCGACGGACTTCGCCGCGGCGCGCGATACCCGGCGGCGATCTCGGTCGGGGTGAACCCGACGTTCGATGACGTCGCGATCCGCCAGGTCGAGGCGTACGTGCTCGACGAGACCGACCTGGACCTGTACGGCCGGGACGTCGAGGTCCAGTTCGTCGCGCGCATCCGCGGAATGACCGCCTTCTCCGGGATCGACGTGCTCATCGCGCAGATCACCGACGATGTCGTCCGGGTGCGGGCCGCCCTGGCGCACCCTGCGCCATAGACCGGCGGGTCCGGCGCACCTACGATCGGGAGGATGGACCCGCTCACCCTGCTCATCGCGACCGTCGATACGGCCGCGGCGAAGCCCGTGAATCTCTGGGGGGCGTTGGGCTGCGCCGTGGCGTACTCCGCCGCGCTGCTGGCGACGCTCGACGGGTTCGCCGACCTCATCCTCGCGCGCGATGACGCCCCGGCCGGACGACTTCCCGCGGGGGTAGGCTTGAAGCTCGGATCGAAGCTCGCCGCCGCGGCGATCGCAGTGATCTCGGCGGCAATCGTTCTCGCCCTGGACTCGAACTGGTTCGCGTTCACGAGCTTGACGATCGCCTTCGTGGTCGTCGTCGGACTCGGCGTCCTCGTGATGCTGCGGCACCGGCGGGTCACCTCCGGGTCCGGTCCGCGCCTCAGCGGGTGAGCGCCCCTCACCCCGCGCAGGCCGCACAGGGCATCAGCCCTGCGGAGTGCTGAAGAAGGAGACAGAGCGATGAGCCGAACCGACGTGCAGACCTTGCCCGAACGCGCCGTTGAGCTGCTCGGCGGCGAACCGGATGACACCACGCTGCGCCGCTACCTGCACGGTCTGCCGGGAGTGGACGCGGTCGGACTCGAGCAGCGCGCCGCCGGTCTGGGCACGCGGTCCATCAAGACGACGTCCAAGGCGTGGGCGCTCGACAAGATCATCCAGCTGATCGACCTGACCACGCTGGAGGGGTCCGACACTCCCGGCAAGGTGCGCTCGCTCGTGGCGAAGGCGCTGACGCCGGATGCCGCGGATCCGACCTGCCCGCGGGTGGCAGCCGTCTGCGTGTACGGCGACATGGTGCCGCACGCGATCGCGGCGCTGGGCGCCGCACACGGCGACCCCGACAACGGTCTGGTCGCGGTCGCCGCGGTGGCGACCGCTTTCCCGAGCGGTCGGGCCTCCCTCGACGTGAAGCTGGCCGACACGGCGGACGCCGTCGCCGACGGCGCCGATGAGATCGACATGGTGATCGACCGCGGCGCGTTCCTCGCCGGCCGCTACGGGCTCGTCTTCGATCAGATCGCCCGGGTGAAGCAGGCGTGCCGCCGCGCCGACGGCTCCTACGCGTCGCTGAAGGTGATCCTCGAGACCGGTGAGCTGAACACGTACGACAACATCAAGCGCGCATCGTGGCTGGCGATCCTCGCCGGCGGCGATTTCATCAAGACCTCGACCGGCAAGGTGCAGCCGGCAGCGACGCTGCCGACCACGCTGCTCATGCTCGAGGTCGTCCGCGACTGGCACCGCGCCACCGGCGAGAAGATCGGGGTCAAACCGGCGGGCGGCATCCGCACGTCCAAGGATGCGATCAAGTACCTGGTGACGGTGGCCGAGACCGTGGGGGAGGAGTGGCTGCAGCCGCACCTGTTCCGCTACGGAGCCTCCAGCCTGCTCAACGACGTTCTGCTGCAGCGGCAGAAGATCCGCACCGGCGCGTACTCCGGCGCCGACTATGTGACGATCGACTGATCGTCGCCCGCCCGATCCCGCCGCTGCTCCTCCGATTTCGAATCGCCGCCGACGGCGGCTCACCGAAGGGAATCTCATGACATTCCTCGAATACGCGCCTGCCCCCGAGTCGCGCAGCATTCTGAATCTGCGGGAAGAGTACGGGCACTTCATCGACGGGACGTTCGTCCAGGGGACCGGAAAGAGTTTCGCGACCATCTCGCCCGCCGACGAGTCGCACATCGCGATGATCTCCGCGGCGAGCGAAGCCGACGTCGACACGGCCGTCGCCGCCGCGCGTCGCGCCTACGACAAGACGTGGTCGAAGATGAGCGGGCGCGACCGCGGAAAGTACCTCTACCGGATCGCGCGCCTGGTGCAGGAGCGGGCGCGTGAGCTCGCGGTGGCCGAGAGCCTCGACAACGGCAAGCCGATCAAAGAGAGCCGCGACGTCGATGTTCCGCTCGTCGCCGCGTGGTTCTTCTACTACGCGGGCTGGGCGGACAAGCTCGACTACGCCGGGCTCGGTGCCGACCCGCGCGCGCTCGGCGTGGCCGGTCAGGTCATCCCGTGGAACTTTCCTCTGCTCATGCTCGCGTGGAAGATCGCCCCCGCCCTGGCGGCCGGCAATACCGTCGTGCTCAAGCCGGCCGAGACCACGCCGCTGTCGGCGCTCGTCTTCGCCGAGATCCTGCAGCAGGCGGACCTGCCACCGGGCGTGGTCAACATCATCACCGGCGCGGGCGACACCGGTGCGGCTCTGGTCGCGCATCCGGACGTCGACAAGGTCGCCTTCACCGGCTCGACCGGCGTCGGCCGGGCGATCGCCAAGCAGGTCGCGGGCTCGGGGAAGAAGCTCACCCTGGAGCTAGGCGGGAAGGCCGCCAACATCGTCTTCGACGACGCGCCGATCGACCAGGCCATCGAGGGGATCGTCAACGGCATCTTCTTCAACCAGGGTCACGTGTGCTGCGCCGGAAGCCGGCTGCTGGTCCAGGAGAGCGTCCATGACGAGGTCATCGACCGACTCAAGCAGCGTCTTTCCACGCTGCGGCTCGGCGACCCGCTGGACAAGAACACCGACATCGGCGCGATCAACTCGCGCGAGCAGCTCGACCGCATCAAGGCGCTGTCCCAGATCGGCGAGGACGAGGGCGCCGAGCGGTGGAGCGCCGACTGCGTCATCCCGGACAGCGGGTTCTGGTTCGCGCCGACGATCTTCACGAACGTCCAGGCCAGTCACCGGATCGCGCGGGAGGAGATCTTCGGCCCCGTGCTCTCGGTGCTCACCTTCCGCACACCGGCCGAGGCGATCGCCAAGGCCAACAACACCCCGTACGGGCTGTCAGCCGGCATCTGGAGCGACAAGGGCTCACGCATCCTCGCGGTCGCCGATCGCCTGCGCGCCGGCGTGATCTGGGCGAACACGTTCAACCGGTTCGATCCCGCGTCACCGTTCGGCGGCTACAAGGAGTCCGGCTACGGTCGCGAGGGCGGTCGTCACGGTCTTGCCGCCTACCTGGCGCCGGGCTCGTCCGCTCCGCGGACACGGGCGGCCATCGCCGCCGGTGCTGCGCCGGCGAGCGCCGCGCGAGCGCCGCGCGCCGCGAAGAAGGGAGCGAAGCGATGACCCGCCTCGCCGTGCCCAAGACCTACAAGCTGTACATCGGCGGTGCGTTCCCACGCAGCGAATCCGGCCGGACGTATGAGATCGAGAGCGCCAAGGGCGCGTTCGTCGCGAACGTGGCGAAGGCATCGCGCAAGGACGCGCGCGATGCGATCGTCGCGGCACGGGGCGCGCTGAAGGCCTGGTCGGGCGCCACGGCATACAACCGTGGTCAGGTGCTGTACCGCATCGCGGAACTGCTCGAGGGCCGTCGCGCGCAGTTCGTCGACGAGATCGTCCGGCTCGAGGGCGTCGGCGTCGCCGCGGCATCCAACCAGGTCGACGAGGCCATCGACCGCTGGGTCTGGTACGCCGGGTGGACCGACAAGCACGCGCAGGTCACCGGAAACGCCAACCCGGTCGCCGGCCCGTACTTCAACATCTCGGTGCCGGAGCCGACCGGGGTCGTCGCCGTCATCGCGCCGCAGGACTCGTCCCTCCTCGGACTCGTCTCCGCGGTCGCGCCTCCGCTCGTGACCGGCAACACCGTGGTGGTCGTCGCCAGCGAGCGGCTGCCACTGTCGGCCATCAGCCTCGCCGAGGTCCTGGCGACCTCGGACGTGCCCGGGGGAGTCGTCAACATCCTCACCGGTTCGCCCGCCGAGATCGCGCCCTGGCTCGCCTCGCACGCGGACGTCAACGCGCTCGACCTCGTCGGGGCGGGCAGCCTCGATTGGGTGGATCTGCAGATCGCTGCGGCAGACACCCTGAAGCGGGTGCTGACACCGGAGGAGGGCCCGGATGCCGCGGCCCCGAGCCTGGACCGGATCAGCGCGTTCACCGAGACCAAGACCGTCTGGCACACCAAGAGCATGGTCTGACGACACTCGCGAATTCGATAACGAAAGGGTAACGGCGCATGTAGGGTGGTGCCACACGTCGACGAGGACGTGGGAACCACCGGAGGACATGCCCGATGCCCGACGACCCCGTTGCCGATCTCACCCGAAATCGGCTGCAGGCGCTGCTGATCGTCTGCGTTCTCGCGGTGGCGAGCCTCATCATCGCGTTCCTCGGCGCCACCCCGGCCCGGGTGAGCGCGACCGAGGTGCTGGGGGCCACGCGCACGGCGGGTGAGGCGGCGTTCATCGCCAGCCACCGCGGTGGCGGGGGTGCCGCCCCCGAGAACACGCTCCCGGCGATCTCCTTGGCGCTGGCGGGCGGCTTCGACTACGTCGAGGTGGATGTCGCACTCACGGCCGACCGGCATCCCGTGCTGATGCACGATGCCACGGTCGACCGCACGACCGACGGTTCCGGCCGTCTGTCGGCCCTGACCCTCGCACAGGTCCAGGCGCTGGATGCCGGTTCGTGGTTCGGCGACCAGTACGCGGGCACCCCGGTTCCGACCTTCACCGAGTTCCTCGACGTGCTGGCGCGGTCGGGGCGCCGTGCCATCGTCGAGCTGAAGGGCGAATGGGATGCCGCGGCCGTAGCCGCGCTCATCTCCGAGGTGACGGCGCGCAACCTCGAGCGTCGCGTCGCGGTCTCCAGCTTCGACGCACGGACCCTCGCGGCGGCCGGCACGGCGTCGGCGGTGATCCCGCGGCTGTTCATCCTCCGGCATCTGCCACCCGACGTCGTGAGCGCGGCGAGGGAGGCGAGCGTGCGCGGCATCGTCGTCCACCGCCGCGCGCTCCTGGAGCGTCCGGAAGTCGTCGACGAGCTCCACGCAGCCGGCATCAGGGTCGTCGTCTACACGCTCAACAGCAACACGCAGTGGGATGAGGTCACGGCGCTCGGCGTGGACGGTATCGTGACCGACGATCCCGCAACGCTGTCATCGTGGCAGCAGGGTGTCGCCGGCCAGCAGTAGCCGTGGACCCGGGATCCCGATACCGGAGGTTCCATGTCCACCGCGTCCTCGCGCCGCCCCGTCCTGATGCGCACCGCCGCCGGCGCCGCAGCAGCGATCGCGCTGTGCCTCGGCCTGGTCGGCTGTCAACCCGAGCCGTCGCCGACCGCGACCCCCGGCGCGTCGCCTTCGACGTCGCCGTCCGCCCCCGCGCCCACCTCGAGCCCGACCGAGCCCGCGGCGGCCGGGGATGCGATCGAGCTGCCGACAGCGTGCGAACAGATCTACTCCGCGACGATGCTCGCCACGCTGCAGCAGCAGGCCCCGCTGAACGACCCCGGCGTGACCATGACCTCGACCCAGGTGGTCGGGGCGCTGGAGATCCTCACCTCCGGCATCCCGACGATCCGCTGCTCATGGGGGGCACCGAGCGAGACCGGCCTGGCCACGAACGTCTCCCTCGTGGATGCGGCGCAGTCCGCCGCGGTTGTCGATGCCCTCGCGAACTCGGGCTTCGCCTGCGAACCGAGCGGCGACGGCACGATCTGCCGGTACACCCAGACCATGATCGACCTCGACGACAATCAGGTCGAGCTCACCGAGACGCATGTCCTGCGCGGCAACGGCTGGGTTTCCACTGCGACGATCAACTTCGCACCCGAGGGATACACCGAAGACATCGTCGCCACGCTCTGGGGCTGAAACCCGCGCGATTCCGCTAGACTGATTGCCGAGGATCTCTTCGCCGACATGGCCGCAGCTCGCAAAGCGAGTGCCCGCGGCCCGGAGGCACCGACATCCCATCCCGCGTTCGTGACGGCGTATGCCGCCCGCGGGAGCACGCCGACATCGCCGGTCCCGACCGGTCATCCGCCGGAGTTTCCGGTACACACGCTCAGGAGGAGCATGCCGACCACGGCAACTGCCGCCCACGGCTCTGCGGCACAGCGCCGCAGGAAGCCCTCGTCTTCGCGCCGCGACGACGAGGCGCCGATCATCCCCATCCTTGCCCGCAAGGTGCGCGAGGTGGAGGCGAAGGCCCAGCGCGGCAAGCTCGGGCCCACCAACCGGGTCAAGTTCCAGGTGATCGCCTTCCTGGTGCGCGAAGAGCGTGCGCGGGTGAAAGCCGACACGACGCTGGCCGACGCGGCCCGCTCGGAGCTGCTCAAACGGCTCGACGGCGTCGCCACGATCCTGGCGAAGACGGCGGCCCGCGACACGTCGCTGATCCAGCTGCTGGAGGTGGACCAGGCGGCGACGCCGGTCGCGCGGCGGATGCGCCGTGACTGGCTGATCGAATCCGGTGCCGAGCTCGCGCCCGACGAGCTGATCATCACCGACCTCGGACCGCGGACGGCAACCGTGGTGCCCGCAGCCCTGGCCGAGCGTCAGGTCATCCCGCCGACGATCGAGTCCCGCCAGATGGCCAACCCCTTCCTCGCCCCGGACCTGACCTCCCACGCTCCGAAGGAGACGCCGCGTCGACGCCTCGACGGCTGGGAACTGATGGGTCCGCTCTACAAGGCGTTCGAAACGGGTGCCGGCGGCGGGCAGGCTTCGATGGAGTTGCCCCCGACCCCCGAGTTCGATCGGCTCTCGCCCAAGGGCTCCGAGATCATGGTGCACCAGTCGCGCTTCCTCGAGTCCGTTCGAGCCGGCCACCGCACGTTCCTCCTCGCCGACGAGCCGGGTCTGGGTAAGACCGCGGAGTCCGTGCTCGCGGCATCCGTCGCCGGTGCGTACCCGCTGCTGGCCGTCGTGCCGAACGTCGTCAAGATGAACTGGGCACGCGAGGTCGAGCGCTGGACGCCGCAACGCCGCGCCACGGTGATCTCCGGCGACGGCGAGGATGTGGACGCCTTCGCGGATGTCTTCATCGTCAACTACGAGATCCTCGACCGTCACCTCGCCTGGCTCAGCTCGATCGGGCTGAAGGGCATGGTCGTGGACGAGGCCCACTTCATCAAGAACCTGGGTTCGCAGCGTTCGCAGAATGTGCTCGCCCTGGGGGCCCGCATCCGAGAGCAGGTGAGCGACCCCCTGCTTCTCGCGCTCACCGGAACGCCGCTGATCAACGACGTCGAGGACTTCGACGCGATCTGGCGCTTCCTCGGCTGGACGACGGGCGAGAAGCCCGGTCCGCTCCTCATGGAGCGCCTCGATTCGACGGGTCTGACGCCGGCCGACAAGGCGTTCTACCCGGAGGCCCGCGACGCGGTCATCTCGATGGGGATCGTGCGCCGCAAGAAGAAGGATGTCGCCGCAGACCTGCCCGACAAGCTCGTGGCCGACCTTCCGGTCGAGCTGGACGACGAGTTCGGGCGCAGCATCCGCCAAGCCGAGCGCGAGCTCGGCACGCGACTTGCCGACCGGTATCGCCGCATCATCGATGCGCGCGGAGCCCGCGGGCTCGCACCCGGAGAGATCGACCCGGACATCGTGCGGCTCGTGGCACAGAACGAACTGGACGAGTCGAAGGCGGCCGGCACCGGGTCGGAGAACGTGTTCACCATGGTCCGCAAGATCGGCCAGGCCAAGGCGCTGCTGGCGGCGGACTACACGGTCCAGCTGCAGCGATCCGTCGGCAAGGTCGTCTTCTTCGCCAAGCACATCGATGTGATGGATGCCGCGGAGGCGCATTTCGCCGCTGCGGGTCTGCGCACGATCTCGGTGCGTGGCGATCAGACCACTCCGGTCCGCCAGCAGGCGATCGACGCGTTCAACAACGACCCCGGCGTCGGCGTCGCCGTGTGCTCGCTGACCGCGGCCGGCGTCGGAGTGAACATGCAGGCGGCCTCCAACGTGGTGCTGGCCGAGCTGTCGTGGACCGCCGCCGAACAGACGCAGGCGATCGACCGGGTGCACCGCATCGGACAGGGCGAGCCGGTCACGGCGTGGCGGATCATCGCGGCGCACACGATCGACACGAAGATCGCCGAGCTCATCGACTCCAAGCAGGGGCTCGCACAGCGCGCCCTGGACGGCGAAGCGGTCGACCCGCAGTCGAGCGATTCCGTGCAGCTCTCGGCGCTCATGCACCTGGTGCGGCAGGCGCTCGGAGCGGACTAGCAGCGCCGACCGACGCATGGCAGCGGCCGCGCCCCCGACGGTAGGGTCGGGGGGTGGCAGCGCCGCCCGATCGAAATCCGACAGCAAGGACCAGACCATGAAGATCGGCATCCTCACCAGCGGCGGCGACTGCCCCGGCCTCAACGCGGTCATCCGGGGCATCGTGCTGAAGGGGACCACGACATACGACGTCGAGTTCGTCGGCATCCGTGACGGATGGCGCGGTGTCGTGGACGCCGACTTCTTCCCGCTCACACGGCACGAGGTCAAGGGTCTGTCCAAGGTGGGCGGCACCATCCTCGGCACGAGCCGCACCAACCCGTACGACGGTTCGCGCGGCGGTGCCGAGAACATCGCCAAGACCCTCTACGGGCACCGCATCGACGGCATCGTCGCGATCGGCGGCGAAGGCACCCTCGCGGCAGCCGATCGCCTCGCCACCGACGGCATCAACGTGCTCGGTGTCCCCAAGACGATCGACAACGACCTGCGCGGGACGGACTACTCGTTCGGATTCGACACCGCGGTCAACATCGCCACCGAGGCGATGGACCGGCTCCGCACCACCGGCGACTCGCACCAGCGCTGCATGGTCGCCGAGGTCATGGGCCGGCACGTGGGGTGGATCGCGCTGCACGCCGGGATCGCCGCGGGTGCGCACGCCATCTGCATCCCCGAGGTGCCCATGTCGATCGACGACATCTGCGATCTCGTCTCGAAGGCCCACGATCGTGGCCGCGCGCCGCTGGTCGTCGTATCGGAGGGCTTCACCCTCACCGGCATGGAAGAGGCGTACAGCGACAAGGGACTCGACGCCTTCAACCGCCCCCGGCTCGGAGGAATCAGCGAGGTCCTCGCCCCCGAGATCGAGCGGATCACCGGCATCGAGACGCGTTCGACCGTCCTCGGCCACATCCAGCGTGGCGGATCGCCCTCCGCCTTCGACCGTGTGCTGGCCACCCGCCTCGGACTGCACACCGCGGACGCCATCATCGAGGGCTCCTGGGGGCAGATGGTGGCGATGCGCGGCACCGACATCGTGCGCGTCCCCTTCGCGGATGCGCTGGGCGAGCTCAACACCGTCCCGCTGTACCGTTACGAAGAGGCGGCAGCGCTCTTCGGCTGAGCCCTGCGACCCGCTGAGGGCTCCAGCGGACGGATGCTGCGGCATCCGTCGCCTGATGCGTCGCGGCGCAGCGCGCGCCGGCACAGGAGAAATCGCCGGCTCAGGACAAAATGGCCCGAACACTCCTGAGCCCGCGATTTTTCCTGACCCCGGTCACCGATGCAGACCCTGCGCGATCGCAGTGAGCACCGCCTCGGTCACGTGGTGCTTGTCGAACAGCACCTGCTGGTAGTCGAATCGCAGGACGGTGTACCCGGGCAGAACGAGCCGCGCGTCCGCGCGCAGATCACGGCGCCGGTCCTTCGCGGAACTGTGGTGCGCGAATCCGTCCAGTTGGAGCGCGAGATGGCGACCGATCAAGCCGTCGAGCGGGTGCCCGTCGATCCACACCTGCTGCTGCAGCGGCACGCCGACCCGCCGCATGAGATCCGCGAAGATCGACTCCACTCCCGAGTCCGCCAGAACGGTGGCCACGTCCGCCAGTTCGCGTGCCCGCGCGCTGCGCCACCGCACTCGTGTGAGCACCGCGGCATCGACGAGCCGCCTCTTCAGAGCGGACTCCCATACCGCCAGCGCCTCAGCTCGCGGCAGACAGCGGGCGACGTGGAACAGCATGTTGATCGCGGGCTCTTGAGCGCTGGTGCGCACCACGGGTACCGGACCGACGGACCAGTGCACGCGGATGCCGGCGGCATCGAACCGCGATGCCGCCGGGGCGACGGCGACGTGGATGCCTTCATGCGACGGGGTCCACAGTCCCCAGAGGGATGCTGCGGTGACACATGACACGCGCCCGCCGACGGCCGCCGCCGCAACGCGGCGCGCGTCGCAGTCGGGGCTGACGAGCCAACAACGGCGCACTCTTCGCAGCGTGCCGCTCTGCACAGCCGTCCGCACGCAATGGTCCGTGAAGCCCGCCGCGCGCGCATCAGCGGAGTGAGCGACTCCGGCTCGCTCTCGGACCCAGACAAGAAGAGCCGTCGTATCCACAGCCACAGCCTGACGATGCGGTGGCCGCTCCGTTGCCCCTGCGGAGTGACCCGGGGATCGCGGCGGGGAAGGCGGCGCCGGGGAGGAACCGCCGAGTCAGGAGAAATCGCTGACTCAGGACCAAAACGCCCGAATGCTCCTGAGCCGGGGAGATCTCCTGAGTCAGCGTGGCGGCAAGGCGCAGCCGCCGGGGCTCAGGAGTCGACGCCGAGGACGTCCAGCAGCCATGCGAGTTCGAACGACCGCTCGCGCCAGGCGTTGTAGCGGCCGCTCACACCGCCGTGACCGGCCACCATCTCGCACTTCAGCAGCGCGTCCGCACCGACTTCGCGCAGCCGCGCGACCCACTTCGCCGGCTCGACGTACATCACGCGGGTGTCGTTGAGCGAGGTCACGGCCAGGA
Coding sequences within:
- a CDS encoding ATP-dependent 6-phosphofructokinase, producing the protein MKIGILTSGGDCPGLNAVIRGIVLKGTTTYDVEFVGIRDGWRGVVDADFFPLTRHEVKGLSKVGGTILGTSRTNPYDGSRGGAENIAKTLYGHRIDGIVAIGGEGTLAAADRLATDGINVLGVPKTIDNDLRGTDYSFGFDTAVNIATEAMDRLRTTGDSHQRCMVAEVMGRHVGWIALHAGIAAGAHAICIPEVPMSIDDICDLVSKAHDRGRAPLVVVSEGFTLTGMEEAYSDKGLDAFNRPRLGGISEVLAPEIERITGIETRSTVLGHIQRGGSPSAFDRVLATRLGLHTADAIIEGSWGQMVAMRGTDIVRVPFADALGELNTVPLYRYEEAAALFG
- a CDS encoding aldehyde dehydrogenase family protein; translated protein: MTFLEYAPAPESRSILNLREEYGHFIDGTFVQGTGKSFATISPADESHIAMISAASEADVDTAVAAARRAYDKTWSKMSGRDRGKYLYRIARLVQERARELAVAESLDNGKPIKESRDVDVPLVAAWFFYYAGWADKLDYAGLGADPRALGVAGQVIPWNFPLLMLAWKIAPALAAGNTVVLKPAETTPLSALVFAEILQQADLPPGVVNIITGAGDTGAALVAHPDVDKVAFTGSTGVGRAIAKQVAGSGKKLTLELGGKAANIVFDDAPIDQAIEGIVNGIFFNQGHVCCAGSRLLVQESVHDEVIDRLKQRLSTLRLGDPLDKNTDIGAINSREQLDRIKALSQIGEDEGAERWSADCVIPDSGFWFAPTIFTNVQASHRIAREEIFGPVLSVLTFRTPAEAIAKANNTPYGLSAGIWSDKGSRILAVADRLRAGVIWANTFNRFDPASPFGGYKESGYGREGGRHGLAAYLAPGSSAPRTRAAIAAGAAPASAARAPRAAKKGAKR
- a CDS encoding glycerophosphodiester phosphodiesterase encodes the protein MPDDPVADLTRNRLQALLIVCVLAVASLIIAFLGATPARVSATEVLGATRTAGEAAFIASHRGGGGAAPENTLPAISLALAGGFDYVEVDVALTADRHPVLMHDATVDRTTDGSGRLSALTLAQVQALDAGSWFGDQYAGTPVPTFTEFLDVLARSGRRAIVELKGEWDAAAVAALISEVTARNLERRVAVSSFDARTLAAAGTASAVIPRLFILRHLPPDVVSAAREASVRGIVVHRRALLERPEVVDELHAAGIRVVVYTLNSNTQWDEVTALGVDGIVTDDPATLSSWQQGVAGQQ
- a CDS encoding DUF559 domain-containing protein; translation: MDTTALLVWVRERAGVAHSADARAAGFTDHCVRTAVQSGTLRRVRRCWLVSPDCDARRVAAAAVGGRVSCVTAASLWGLWTPSHEGIHVAVAPAASRFDAAGIRVHWSVGPVPVVRTSAQEPAINMLFHVARCLPRAEALAVWESALKRRLVDAAVLTRVRWRSARARELADVATVLADSGVESIFADLMRRVGVPLQQQVWIDGHPLDGLIGRHLALQLDGFAHHSSAKDRRRDLRADARLVLPGYTVLRFDYQQVLFDKHHVTEAVLTAIAQGLHR
- a CDS encoding aldehyde dehydrogenase family protein produces the protein MTRLAVPKTYKLYIGGAFPRSESGRTYEIESAKGAFVANVAKASRKDARDAIVAARGALKAWSGATAYNRGQVLYRIAELLEGRRAQFVDEIVRLEGVGVAAASNQVDEAIDRWVWYAGWTDKHAQVTGNANPVAGPYFNISVPEPTGVVAVIAPQDSSLLGLVSAVAPPLVTGNTVVVVASERLPLSAISLAEVLATSDVPGGVVNILTGSPAEIAPWLASHADVNALDLVGAGSLDWVDLQIAAADTLKRVLTPEEGPDAAAPSLDRISAFTETKTVWHTKSMV
- the deoC gene encoding deoxyribose-phosphate aldolase; this encodes MSRTDVQTLPERAVELLGGEPDDTTLRRYLHGLPGVDAVGLEQRAAGLGTRSIKTTSKAWALDKIIQLIDLTTLEGSDTPGKVRSLVAKALTPDAADPTCPRVAAVCVYGDMVPHAIAALGAAHGDPDNGLVAVAAVATAFPSGRASLDVKLADTADAVADGADEIDMVIDRGAFLAGRYGLVFDQIARVKQACRRADGSYASLKVILETGELNTYDNIKRASWLAILAGGDFIKTSTGKVQPAATLPTTLLMLEVVRDWHRATGEKIGVKPAGGIRTSKDAIKYLVTVAETVGEEWLQPHLFRYGASSLLNDVLLQRQKIRTGAYSGADYVTID
- a CDS encoding DEAD/DEAH box helicase, with the translated sequence MPTTATAAHGSAAQRRRKPSSSRRDDEAPIIPILARKVREVEAKAQRGKLGPTNRVKFQVIAFLVREERARVKADTTLADAARSELLKRLDGVATILAKTAARDTSLIQLLEVDQAATPVARRMRRDWLIESGAELAPDELIITDLGPRTATVVPAALAERQVIPPTIESRQMANPFLAPDLTSHAPKETPRRRLDGWELMGPLYKAFETGAGGGQASMELPPTPEFDRLSPKGSEIMVHQSRFLESVRAGHRTFLLADEPGLGKTAESVLAASVAGAYPLLAVVPNVVKMNWAREVERWTPQRRATVISGDGEDVDAFADVFIVNYEILDRHLAWLSSIGLKGMVVDEAHFIKNLGSQRSQNVLALGARIREQVSDPLLLALTGTPLINDVEDFDAIWRFLGWTTGEKPGPLLMERLDSTGLTPADKAFYPEARDAVISMGIVRRKKKDVAADLPDKLVADLPVELDDEFGRSIRQAERELGTRLADRYRRIIDARGARGLAPGEIDPDIVRLVAQNELDESKAAGTGSENVFTMVRKIGQAKALLAADYTVQLQRSVGKVVFFAKHIDVMDAAEAHFAAAGLRTISVRGDQTTPVRQQAIDAFNNDPGVGVAVCSLTAAGVGVNMQAASNVVLAELSWTAAEQTQAIDRVHRIGQGEPVTAWRIIAAHTIDTKIAELIDSKQGLAQRALDGEAVDPQSSDSVQLSALMHLVRQALGAD